A genomic segment from Pelagicoccus enzymogenes encodes:
- a CDS encoding DUF3185 family protein, whose protein sequence is MKKPLSLSLVVIGIILLAYGFSAADSISSSFSRLFTGSPSEKAIWLQLGGAVCLILGITRLFRGK, encoded by the coding sequence ATGAAAAAGCCGCTCTCCCTTTCGCTCGTTGTCATCGGAATCATCCTTCTTGCCTATGGATTCAGCGCTGCGGATTCGATCAGCTCCAGCTTTTCCCGCCTGTTCACCGGATCCCCTTCCGAGAAGGCTATCTGGCTGCAGCTCGGCGGAGCGGTTTGCTTGATCCTCGGGATCACTCGTCTCTTCCGAGGTAAATAA
- a CDS encoding B12-binding domain-containing radical SAM protein — MKIVFLAMSGIRVFDQELLEIGLTVPGFVERSKTIASLPSLGLLTLAALTPSHWEIEYREIDEMKEGDVETLGLADIVAFSTFTARAFDAYALSGSLRKRGIYTVIGGLHASLCPSECAEHFDCVIEGEGEPVWNDLLSDFEYGRPRSHYKANRAYDLSQAPIPRFDLLEVERYNRLTVQTTRGCPWECEFCAASIRLGGGYRCKPVDKVLAELDAIRSHWPHPFVEFADDNTFASKRYGHRLMDALQGCDFRWFTETDISIAHDSALLAKMKKAGCAQVLIGLEDPSDVSGVELKADWKAKQRASYLESIKRIQDHGITVNGCFVLGFDSHKPDVFDRYWEFIRESNLFEVQLTFLTPFPGTPLYDRLAKENRLLHANDWRRRTLFDICFEPKQMSAAELRDGFIDLARKVYDDAEVDRRRRNFIRSKMLADVV, encoded by the coding sequence ATGAAAATCGTCTTTTTAGCCATGAGCGGCATTCGTGTCTTTGACCAAGAGCTGCTCGAAATCGGTCTTACGGTCCCGGGATTCGTCGAGCGAAGCAAGACCATCGCATCGTTGCCAAGCCTAGGGCTCCTCACTTTAGCGGCTCTCACTCCTTCGCATTGGGAAATAGAATACCGCGAGATTGATGAGATGAAAGAAGGGGACGTCGAAACCCTAGGCCTTGCAGATATCGTCGCCTTCAGCACCTTCACGGCTCGGGCTTTCGACGCCTACGCCTTGTCCGGATCGCTCAGGAAACGCGGCATTTACACGGTGATCGGAGGATTGCACGCGTCCCTCTGCCCAAGCGAATGCGCAGAACACTTCGATTGCGTGATTGAGGGGGAGGGCGAACCGGTTTGGAACGACCTGTTGTCAGATTTTGAATACGGTAGGCCGCGGTCCCATTATAAGGCGAATCGCGCCTACGATCTCTCCCAGGCGCCGATTCCCCGCTTCGACCTGCTCGAAGTCGAACGCTACAATCGGCTCACGGTGCAAACGACGAGAGGTTGCCCGTGGGAATGCGAGTTCTGCGCCGCCTCGATCAGACTCGGTGGGGGATACCGCTGCAAGCCAGTCGACAAGGTCTTGGCTGAGCTGGACGCCATCCGTTCCCATTGGCCGCACCCATTCGTCGAGTTCGCCGACGACAACACTTTCGCCAGCAAACGATACGGCCATCGCTTGATGGATGCCCTGCAGGGCTGCGACTTTCGCTGGTTTACGGAGACGGACATCTCTATCGCCCACGACTCAGCTCTGCTGGCAAAGATGAAAAAAGCTGGCTGCGCCCAAGTGCTGATCGGCCTTGAGGATCCCTCAGACGTGAGTGGCGTCGAGCTGAAAGCCGACTGGAAGGCGAAACAGCGAGCAAGCTACCTGGAATCCATAAAGCGGATACAGGACCACGGAATCACGGTAAACGGATGCTTCGTGCTTGGCTTTGACTCGCACAAGCCGGACGTTTTCGATCGCTACTGGGAGTTCATCCGCGAGAGCAATCTCTTCGAAGTGCAACTCACCTTCTTGACTCCCTTTCCTGGCACGCCGCTCTACGATCGCTTGGCAAAAGAGAATCGCTTGCTGCATGCCAATGACTGGCGACGTCGTACGCTCTTCGACATTTGTTTCGAGCCTAAGCAGATGAGCGCCGCGGAACTGCGAGACGGTTTCATCGACTTAGCGCGCAAAGTCTACGATGACGCGGAGGTCGATCGCCGCCGCAGGAACTTCATCCGTTCCAAGATGCTTGCGGATGTGGTGTGA
- a CDS encoding tetratricopeptide repeat protein — MKALPIILIFALIASGCEGRSPEKTLERQIAKLQRQGRNGEGISLFESIGKDIEPTQRTLREVALCYFGENRYAESLKYAKQAIAADPDDATATDLFFYNSKVLQEFEQAEPVARRWVNNPKAKGTLRHIAIFYTKWGRYEEAIEATRLGISRLPKDPRMAGTHSFLLAVVEGPESQHEFVEAWSSKNKPNAYFWENVGKGLAEADHHNEALPYLLKALKLAPSGDVASQYVSSLRGAGRSEEAVEWASDWSQKGEIDAAFLKMQGAVNFDVENFDEAARCFKEALGLAPADATLLVNFTVTLIELKRYEEAVDIAKGWLLKYERHADDRTYFYLADSLSWDRQYEEAIEHYATAIRMAPEKRRYVGNLFFAMNQLGQFQEVLDYHKRWKQTSADYSDAHLEKQLTRARSHVAAASGGKAETHTSPAERILQKANSASKKPYSKTNNL, encoded by the coding sequence ATGAAGGCATTACCCATTATTCTGATATTCGCGTTGATCGCTAGCGGATGCGAAGGTCGAAGTCCGGAGAAAACACTCGAGCGCCAAATCGCAAAGCTCCAGAGACAAGGGAGAAATGGCGAAGGCATTTCGCTGTTCGAGTCAATAGGCAAAGACATAGAGCCAACTCAGAGGACATTGCGGGAAGTGGCCCTGTGTTACTTTGGTGAAAACCGATACGCCGAAAGCCTCAAGTACGCGAAGCAAGCGATCGCGGCAGATCCCGACGACGCCACCGCAACCGACTTGTTTTTCTACAACAGCAAGGTTCTGCAGGAATTTGAGCAAGCGGAGCCGGTTGCCCGGCGTTGGGTAAACAACCCGAAGGCAAAAGGAACGCTGCGGCACATAGCGATCTTTTACACCAAGTGGGGACGCTACGAGGAAGCGATCGAGGCTACGCGTCTCGGTATCTCTCGCCTGCCAAAGGACCCCCGCATGGCGGGGACTCACTCTTTCTTGCTGGCGGTCGTGGAAGGGCCTGAATCGCAACACGAATTTGTGGAAGCTTGGTCGAGCAAAAACAAGCCGAACGCCTACTTCTGGGAGAACGTAGGCAAAGGGCTTGCTGAAGCGGATCATCATAACGAAGCCCTTCCCTATCTTCTGAAGGCTCTCAAGCTTGCTCCCTCTGGGGATGTCGCCAGCCAGTATGTCAGCTCGCTACGGGGAGCAGGCAGGTCGGAGGAGGCGGTCGAATGGGCTTCAGACTGGTCGCAAAAAGGTGAAATTGACGCCGCCTTCCTGAAGATGCAGGGGGCCGTCAATTTCGACGTAGAAAATTTCGATGAAGCAGCTCGCTGTTTCAAGGAGGCGCTAGGCTTGGCCCCAGCGGACGCTACCTTGCTCGTCAATTTCACAGTAACCCTAATAGAATTGAAACGCTACGAGGAAGCGGTGGATATCGCTAAAGGCTGGTTGCTGAAATACGAGCGACATGCGGACGATCGCACCTATTTCTACTTGGCTGATTCTCTGTCATGGGATCGTCAATACGAGGAGGCAATCGAACATTATGCAACTGCCATTCGCATGGCCCCGGAAAAAAGACGCTACGTGGGAAACTTGTTTTTTGCTATGAATCAGCTTGGTCAGTTTCAAGAGGTCCTAGATTATCATAAACGATGGAAGCAAACTTCTGCCGATTACTCGGACGCCCATCTGGAAAAGCAGCTGACGCGAGCTCGGTCCCATGTTGCCGCAGCGAGTGGCGGTAAGGCGGAGACGCACACAAGTCCAGCAGAGCGCATTCTCCAAAAGGCTAATTCCGCCTCCAAGAAGCCGTATTCAAAAACGAACAACCTGTGA
- a CDS encoding RDD family protein, translating to MNTPKDEGLTGPRDVEPETQSYRYAGFWRRVLAYAIDAILLGVVGLAIGYSFYEYFLSLGQTGRLYGLAIYMAYFASFNSKLGGGQTLGKRMMGIKVLDQAGAPLAFTTAFIRQGIVATPIFLNGVNIDLGLNQHTVSLVLGIAIFGVGGAIGYFLIFNVRTRRSLHDFLCGSHVVRAEPGASEVKVARLWKGHFVILSVISGLSIAVLVWASNLAEENFNLTKVLALYEKLEQQDNVRQAGVHLNTSYSLANNESRSVTYLQIVAFPPHSIPSESEYALELIGLAVEDEAILSESDIIVFVVRTGFDLGIARHHTNKSVSDTLENWKAAIARYESTGEVPNARFSSNTQIRF from the coding sequence ATGAATACACCTAAAGACGAGGGCCTGACGGGGCCGAGAGACGTCGAACCGGAAACCCAAAGCTACCGCTACGCTGGCTTTTGGCGTCGCGTTTTGGCCTACGCTATTGACGCTATTTTGCTCGGAGTAGTGGGCTTAGCGATTGGTTACTCCTTCTACGAGTACTTTCTGTCCTTGGGACAGACGGGGAGACTGTATGGCCTCGCGATCTATATGGCCTACTTTGCTAGCTTTAATTCCAAGCTAGGCGGAGGACAGACGCTTGGGAAGCGAATGATGGGGATCAAGGTGCTTGATCAAGCGGGCGCGCCGCTCGCCTTCACGACGGCATTCATCCGCCAGGGTATCGTGGCCACTCCCATTTTCCTGAACGGGGTGAATATTGATTTGGGATTAAATCAACACACGGTGTCATTGGTGTTGGGAATCGCCATCTTCGGAGTGGGCGGAGCCATAGGCTACTTTCTGATTTTCAACGTCCGGACACGTCGGAGCCTGCACGACTTTCTTTGCGGAAGCCATGTCGTAAGGGCGGAACCTGGAGCGAGCGAAGTGAAGGTGGCGCGGCTTTGGAAAGGCCATTTCGTAATTCTTTCCGTAATCTCGGGTTTGTCTATTGCGGTACTGGTTTGGGCATCCAACTTGGCCGAGGAGAATTTCAATCTGACCAAGGTTCTCGCCCTTTACGAAAAACTGGAGCAGCAGGATAACGTTCGCCAAGCAGGGGTACATTTGAATACAAGCTACAGCTTGGCAAACAACGAGTCTCGCTCCGTAACCTATCTTCAGATTGTCGCCTTTCCGCCCCACTCCATTCCCTCCGAAAGCGAATATGCTCTGGAGCTCATTGGCCTTGCCGTCGAGGACGAGGCGATCCTGTCAGAGTCTGATATTATCGTATTCGTGGTGAGGACCGGATTCGACTTGGGCATTGCGCGGCATCACACCAACAAGTCCGTATCCGACACGCTGGAGAACTGGAAAGCTGCAATCGCTCGCTACGAAAGCACAGGCGAGGTTCCGAACGCCCGATTTTCGAGCAATACGCAGATAAGGTTTTGA
- a CDS encoding sodium:solute symporter family transporter: MHPLDWLIVIVYLAGVVALSVWIGLRQKQQSDYYLAGNRLGAWSIAGSMIATQCSAISLIGAPAFIAIKEGGGLKWLQYELAVPLATIGILYLVSGYKKAGTTTIFSAVESQMGAATRKTLSLLFIAGRGLATGVALYAMSVVVAVCLDLSVSNSILVVGGLSMVYTTIGGIEADIYSDIMQLIVLWLSALACAVVLLFLLESPGDALNSFDSSRLAIYQLSGNGLNDGAAYSLWPMLIGGFFLYLAYYGCDQSQAQRLLAAKDLPTARKAILLNGTLRLPLVLTYCSFGVLLGLFYQQSEWLQQMMQGQNPDFIAPYFIIEYMPTGLKGIIVSGILAAAMSSLDSNINSLSAALEKDFLGGKEVAFPGLRHPLVRARSLTVVFGLAACGLAFLFSGSQATVLVLVNAISSAFNGPILACFVFILLGRELKSPYWGVACLSAGIATNATLWLAAPQMSWLWWNLFGFVVAMVGLTLGSRRFAKAPREQCVEGPKPRHLYLLGCAAVATFAVLLGLHLILS, translated from the coding sequence ATGCACCCCCTCGATTGGCTAATCGTAATTGTCTACCTCGCTGGCGTGGTTGCGCTCAGCGTCTGGATCGGACTGCGACAAAAACAGCAGAGCGACTACTACCTTGCTGGGAATCGCTTGGGAGCTTGGTCGATCGCGGGTTCGATGATCGCGACCCAATGCAGCGCCATCAGCCTGATCGGCGCGCCTGCTTTCATCGCCATAAAGGAGGGAGGCGGGCTGAAGTGGCTGCAGTATGAGTTGGCGGTACCCTTGGCGACTATAGGAATTCTGTATCTTGTTTCTGGTTACAAAAAAGCTGGGACCACCACGATCTTCTCCGCGGTAGAAAGCCAAATGGGTGCAGCGACGCGCAAGACCTTGAGTCTGCTTTTCATCGCAGGACGCGGCTTGGCAACTGGCGTGGCTCTCTACGCCATGTCGGTGGTGGTCGCGGTTTGCTTAGACCTGTCCGTCTCCAACAGCATCCTCGTGGTTGGCGGGCTTTCGATGGTCTACACGACCATCGGGGGAATCGAGGCGGATATTTACTCCGACATCATGCAGTTGATCGTCCTCTGGCTCAGCGCCCTTGCCTGCGCCGTAGTGCTGCTTTTCCTTCTCGAATCACCGGGTGACGCTCTCAACTCATTCGATTCAAGCCGTCTCGCGATCTACCAACTTTCGGGCAACGGCTTGAACGACGGAGCGGCCTATAGCCTATGGCCGATGTTGATCGGAGGCTTTTTCCTCTACCTCGCTTACTACGGCTGCGATCAAAGCCAAGCCCAACGCTTGCTCGCCGCCAAGGACCTTCCCACAGCCCGCAAAGCGATTTTGCTGAACGGTACGCTGCGCCTCCCCTTGGTACTGACCTATTGTAGCTTTGGTGTGCTTCTGGGGTTGTTTTACCAGCAATCCGAGTGGTTGCAACAGATGATGCAAGGGCAGAACCCTGATTTCATCGCCCCGTATTTTATCATCGAATACATGCCGACGGGACTGAAAGGGATCATTGTATCAGGGATTTTGGCAGCCGCTATGTCGAGCTTGGACTCGAATATCAACTCGCTCAGCGCCGCCTTGGAAAAGGACTTCCTAGGCGGCAAGGAAGTCGCATTTCCGGGACTACGGCATCCCTTGGTGCGGGCCCGCAGCCTGACGGTAGTCTTTGGGTTGGCAGCTTGCGGCTTGGCTTTCCTTTTCAGCGGGTCTCAGGCGACGGTTCTTGTTTTGGTTAACGCGATCAGCTCGGCATTCAACGGACCGATCCTCGCGTGCTTCGTATTCATTCTGCTAGGACGCGAGCTCAAGAGCCCTTATTGGGGAGTCGCGTGCCTGTCGGCTGGAATCGCGACCAATGCGACGCTTTGGCTGGCAGCGCCGCAGATGAGCTGGCTTTGGTGGAATCTCTTCGGCTTCGTGGTCGCCATGGTCGGACTGACGTTGGGCTCGAGGCGTTTTGCAAAGGCTCCAAGAGAGCAATGCGTGGAGGGTCCCAAGCCACGCCACCTCTACCTTCTGGGGTGTGCCGCTGTCGCGACCTTTGCTGTTCTGCTCGGACTGCACTTGATTCTGAGCTAG
- a CDS encoding DUF4261 domain-containing protein: MSFFGFFSEARGKKAPQIEPVRNHLAFVLLEEPSLPSAEALARAFAKYHCGQGELVVEASGEGNQKIITVSLPKLGTAFIALVDAKVPNNEAENHCDYSLESLSSPQASIEHRAHLMVTSLGTLEGTTPLEGIDAFTSLLAGIVESSSATGVYWGNSRATHSREFFLSLAGDCSVMPRVILWNGFSRGRENKHSMSFLSMGMNQLGLPELYLVFPQDETSVAVERFFDLLSYVAQRGEAIPAGDTIGASESQRIPVRYVKSPAGDKTTVWKIDLRKG, from the coding sequence ATGAGCTTTTTCGGATTTTTCAGCGAAGCGAGAGGCAAAAAAGCCCCACAGATCGAACCTGTTCGCAATCACCTCGCCTTCGTCCTGCTCGAAGAGCCAAGCCTCCCTTCCGCCGAAGCATTGGCTAGGGCTTTCGCGAAGTACCACTGCGGGCAAGGCGAGCTCGTAGTTGAAGCTTCAGGTGAGGGTAATCAAAAGATAATTACTGTTTCCTTGCCGAAACTCGGAACCGCCTTCATCGCCCTCGTCGACGCCAAGGTTCCCAACAACGAAGCAGAGAACCACTGCGACTATTCGCTCGAGTCCCTCAGTTCCCCGCAGGCCTCTATCGAGCACAGGGCTCATTTGATGGTCACCAGCTTGGGGACGCTCGAAGGAACGACCCCACTGGAGGGGATCGATGCATTCACGTCCCTGCTTGCAGGAATCGTGGAGAGCTCTTCCGCTACCGGCGTTTATTGGGGGAATTCGCGGGCGACGCACTCCCGAGAGTTTTTCCTGTCCCTAGCCGGCGACTGTTCCGTGATGCCCCGCGTCATCCTCTGGAACGGGTTTAGCCGCGGGCGAGAAAACAAGCATTCCATGAGCTTCTTGAGCATGGGAATGAACCAGCTAGGTCTCCCCGAGCTCTACCTGGTATTTCCGCAGGACGAAACCAGCGTTGCGGTCGAACGATTCTTCGACCTGCTCAGCTACGTGGCTCAGCGCGGCGAAGCAATTCCAGCCGGAGACACCATCGGAGCGAGCGAGTCCCAGCGAATTCCGGTTCGTTACGTCAAGTCTCCCGCAGGAGACAAGACCACTGTTTGGAAAATCGACCTCAGAAAAGGCTGA
- the pyk gene encoding pyruvate kinase: MPPTRSFFRHTKIIATLGPATDSKEMLAKLITAGVDILRLNMAHASHQWVDDAMWHIREASSEIGRHVGVMMDVKGPEIRTGRVEAPIKVSAGEVFEIHLEAAMPTGDVPAVSTNYPGLPMDLETGAIVLIDSGLIRMRVLAKDEQRVRLEVLTPGEIGSKRHINLPGVFVNLPCLTPKDEEDLKAGVKAGIDFVALSFVRQASDIRTLRAFLDALGSPAKIIAKIEDQAGVRNMQEIVEEADCIMVARGDLGIEIDYHRLPLVQRDLVAACRAAGKPVIIATHLLETMINSPMPTRAEISDISNAVREQADAIMLSGETTVGKYPLESVQVMKNIIESIEPSVSYDLNRDLTLPSPKAKLLRSAAKLAQDMEQSAIVVFTRSGYLAYTLGALRARGAPIFAFTDVESIFRQLLLPWGVEPFLIEFFDDPEETISLSLKILRKKEWVEKGTTVAVITNALAEGKVIDTLQLRTI, encoded by the coding sequence ATGCCACCGACCCGATCCTTTTTTCGCCACACCAAGATTATCGCGACCCTCGGCCCCGCCACGGACTCGAAGGAAATGCTCGCCAAGCTGATCACCGCAGGAGTGGACATCCTGCGGCTCAACATGGCGCACGCCAGCCACCAGTGGGTCGACGATGCCATGTGGCACATTCGAGAGGCATCTTCCGAAATTGGCCGCCATGTCGGTGTCATGATGGACGTCAAAGGCCCCGAGATAAGAACCGGCAGGGTCGAAGCCCCGATCAAGGTATCCGCGGGCGAGGTCTTCGAAATCCATTTGGAGGCGGCGATGCCAACCGGCGACGTGCCAGCTGTGTCCACTAACTATCCCGGCCTGCCGATGGACCTGGAGACGGGAGCCATCGTGCTGATTGACAGCGGACTCATTCGCATGCGAGTTCTTGCCAAGGACGAGCAACGGGTACGCCTCGAGGTTCTAACCCCTGGAGAAATCGGTTCCAAACGCCACATCAACCTGCCCGGCGTTTTCGTCAACTTGCCATGCCTGACACCCAAGGACGAAGAAGACCTGAAAGCCGGCGTGAAGGCGGGCATCGACTTCGTGGCTCTATCTTTCGTGCGGCAAGCCTCTGACATCAGAACCTTGCGGGCCTTCCTCGATGCTCTTGGTTCACCCGCTAAGATAATCGCCAAGATCGAAGATCAAGCGGGCGTACGCAACATGCAGGAGATCGTAGAGGAAGCCGACTGCATTATGGTTGCCCGCGGCGATCTCGGTATCGAAATCGACTACCATCGTTTGCCGTTGGTGCAACGCGATCTGGTTGCCGCCTGTAGGGCGGCGGGCAAACCCGTGATCATTGCGACCCATTTGCTCGAAACGATGATCAATTCTCCCATGCCTACCAGAGCCGAGATTTCCGATATTTCGAATGCAGTTCGCGAGCAAGCCGACGCCATCATGCTCTCCGGAGAGACCACCGTGGGCAAATATCCGCTGGAGTCGGTGCAGGTCATGAAAAACATCATCGAGAGCATAGAGCCATCCGTAAGCTACGACTTGAATCGAGACCTTACGCTGCCCAGCCCTAAGGCCAAGCTGCTACGATCCGCCGCAAAGCTGGCTCAAGACATGGAGCAGTCCGCGATTGTGGTTTTCACCCGCAGCGGCTACCTCGCCTATACCTTGGGAGCCCTGCGAGCTCGCGGCGCTCCCATTTTCGCTTTCACGGATGTCGAATCGATTTTCCGACAACTACTGCTGCCTTGGGGCGTCGAGCCCTTCCTCATCGAGTTCTTCGATGACCCGGAAGAGACCATCAGTCTCTCGCTAAAGATCTTGCGCAAGAAGGAGTGGGTGGAGAAGGGGACCACCGTAGCCGTGATCACCAATGCGCTGGCCGAAGGAAAGGTCATCGACACACTGCAGCTTCGCACCATCTAG
- a CDS encoding endonuclease/exonuclease/phosphatase family protein has translation MFKKTLLRLVKLLLGLVVLSIAWYGVHRLAASSTALNSFEIPTISQVEPKGDSLRVGAYNIAHGRGGKLGESNWTSKTRKLGEAHLLKIAKQIRAENLDVVVLNEVDFDASWSGGHNQARFIAENAGYRFVSTLTNIDIDFPFFDLKFGNAILSRIPLKDISLIELPPVKPWEPILAGKKNGMIATVGFSDKALRFVAIHIETRSYETRMGSAAKILEHIQKTNVPSVLLGDFNSQRSDAGSTVVDALLDQHGFKTDVDFKSWKTFPSEAPDRGIDWILVDSELSIRNSQAVPSALSDHLMVTAEIFPLSREPTRSAN, from the coding sequence ATGTTCAAAAAAACTTTGTTACGTCTAGTCAAATTACTGCTCGGACTAGTAGTCCTCTCTATCGCCTGGTATGGAGTCCATCGATTAGCCGCGAGTTCAACCGCTCTTAATTCCTTCGAAATACCAACAATCTCCCAGGTTGAGCCGAAAGGTGACTCGTTGAGGGTCGGAGCCTACAACATCGCCCATGGTCGCGGGGGGAAACTTGGCGAAAGCAATTGGACCAGTAAAACCAGAAAGCTCGGAGAAGCTCACCTGTTAAAAATAGCGAAGCAAATACGAGCGGAAAATCTGGATGTGGTAGTACTCAACGAAGTAGATTTTGACGCGAGCTGGAGCGGAGGACACAATCAGGCTCGTTTTATCGCTGAAAATGCCGGATACCGATTTGTATCCACTCTGACAAACATCGACATAGATTTTCCCTTTTTCGATTTGAAGTTTGGCAACGCGATTCTGAGTCGAATTCCCTTGAAAGATATCTCTCTTATTGAGCTGCCTCCTGTGAAACCTTGGGAGCCCATCCTTGCTGGCAAGAAGAATGGAATGATAGCGACTGTTGGTTTCAGCGATAAAGCACTTCGCTTTGTAGCCATTCATATCGAAACGAGGTCTTACGAAACACGCATGGGCAGCGCTGCAAAGATCCTCGAACATATCCAAAAAACAAACGTGCCATCTGTCTTGCTAGGTGACTTTAATTCACAGAGGTCGGATGCTGGCAGCACTGTTGTTGATGCCCTATTGGACCAGCATGGATTCAAGACAGACGTTGATTTCAAGAGTTGGAAGACCTTTCCTTCGGAAGCGCCTGACCGAGGTATCGATTGGATTCTAGTTGATTCCGAATTAAGTATCCGAAACAGCCAAGCAGTGCCTTCCGCCCTTTCCGATCACCTTATGGTTACCGCGGAGATTTTTCCTTTAAGCCGAGAGCCCACTCGATCCGCGAACTAA
- a CDS encoding HDOD domain-containing protein, which yields MAYSISQLELKAAAQKLPPSPQIFAKLTRLLKDRNTVSKDIVELVKTDASLTAKVLKISNSMAFSLGQPVDTLEQAVGRVGFAELFKVVGMAAASNVFARRNETYGIDGWLFWENAVATGLAMEALAKARGLDEKEAYTLGLLKTMGKTIIDACSQKFMVPPRFSAKEETPLLLWEEENLGVTNPEAAAIVLDAWNFPEGAIEALRYQYTPDEAPEKNVHAYLLALSGAIAEHLGRGTPGEKSYWTITQGRLKESGLDIKDVRAALQEVKQRLEKLSEELAA from the coding sequence ATGGCCTACAGCATTTCCCAACTGGAACTAAAAGCCGCAGCCCAGAAGCTGCCTCCCTCCCCTCAGATATTTGCCAAGCTCACTCGACTGCTAAAGGACCGCAATACGGTCAGCAAGGATATCGTCGAGCTGGTCAAAACGGACGCTTCGCTTACCGCCAAGGTCCTCAAGATCTCCAACAGCATGGCCTTCAGCTTGGGCCAGCCGGTGGACACCTTGGAGCAAGCGGTGGGCCGTGTCGGATTCGCCGAGCTTTTCAAGGTGGTGGGCATGGCTGCCGCGTCCAACGTATTTGCTCGCCGCAACGAAACCTACGGTATCGATGGATGGCTCTTCTGGGAAAACGCCGTGGCCACTGGTCTGGCGATGGAGGCCTTGGCTAAGGCTCGAGGTCTCGACGAGAAGGAGGCCTACACGCTGGGTCTCCTCAAGACCATGGGCAAGACCATCATCGATGCTTGCTCGCAGAAGTTCATGGTGCCGCCTCGATTCTCCGCAAAAGAAGAAACGCCGCTGCTCCTCTGGGAAGAGGAAAACCTTGGCGTCACCAATCCAGAAGCCGCCGCCATCGTTTTGGATGCCTGGAATTTTCCGGAGGGAGCCATTGAGGCCCTTCGCTACCAGTACACGCCAGACGAAGCTCCCGAGAAAAACGTGCACGCGTACTTGCTGGCTCTTTCTGGAGCCATCGCCGAGCATCTCGGCAGAGGGACTCCAGGGGAGAAGTCCTACTGGACCATTACGCAGGGCCGCTTAAAGGAATCCGGACTCGATATCAAGGACGTGCGCGCTGCCCTCCAGGAGGTCAAGCAACGCCTCGAGAAGCTTTCCGAAGAGTTGGCCGCTTGA